Below is a genomic region from Pseudomonas frederiksbergensis.
ATGAATCGGTCTATTTTAGTGCTTTTCGATAGTTTTTATCTATTGAAAGCGCGTTCATCAGGAGTCCACACAAGTCTACGCATGTGAGCGCTATCCAGTGATGCTTGCATCGGGTGGTTGTGCGGAGGTGCCTGATATTGCGACTTTAGTTTTTGGTGTGCATGGGTCGGAGTGGCCTAGCGGAAGATGAGTTGATCGATACTAGATGAATATGAATGTTTTTATTCGAAAGCTTCTTCTGTATGTACCGGTAAAAATGGTGCCTGCATTGTCAGGGATTTTCCTGATATTTTTTCTGTATAAGTACTTTCCTGCTGGGCAGTATGTAAGTTATTCGGTGAGTTTGTTTTGTTCGTTAATTGCCGCGCAGTTAAGTGCTGGGTGGGTGGGTAACTCGTTTATATATTATTACACTGGGGTGGAAGATAAGAGAGTATTTGTCTCTAACTGCGTTTCCGTCATTCTCCTTATTGCTCCTGTCGCTTCGCTTTTGGCGGCGGTGGTTTCCGTTTTTTTTGTTTTTGAGCGCTATGTTTTTATTTGTGTTTGGCTGTTGTGCTTTGGTCAGATATTATTTTTCTTTCTCTCGTCTGCATGTCAGGCAGGCTTCTTGGTTAAGCAACAGCTGGTGGCAGTGTTGTTGCAGGCTCTTGCTCAGATTTTGTTGATCGTCGCCTTTTTTCAGTTTGTTGGTGTTGATTTCAGATATGCACTTCTGGCTCTGTCGGTGGGTTACTTCATTGCTGCGTTCTTCTTGCTGTTTGTTATTCTGAAAAAATTTGGTGTTTGTAATCCTTTTTCAAATGTCGATGTGTTTAAAGATAATTTGAGATTGATTTATCAGTATGGTGCTGCGTTGTCGCCATGGATCCTTGGCATGCTGGTGGTGGCTGGTTCTGACCGGTTCGCAATAGGTTATTATGGTATTGAGCATGGTGATTCGTACCTGTCCTTGAAGGATTTGTTTGTGGGCGGCGCTGGGTTGTTAAGCATGCCTTTGTTAATGATGGTTCACCCATTTGTAATTAAAAGATTTAGAGAGGGTGTTTTTGCTGTCAGAATAATTGAAAGCTCTTCGAGTTTTTTGATTGTTGCGTTTTCACTTCTCTGGTGTGCGTTGTACTTTGTTGGGTTTGATTTTTTTGAAAAAATAACGGGGAAAACCATAGAGGCGTCCAAGGTGGTTATTCTTTTTTCATTTTCTGGTGTTTTTTTGAATAGTACCTCTGTGTATTTTCAAAAGCGCCTTGAAGTGCATCGCAGAATGAAGCTGTTGGCCTATCTTTCAATAGTTTCCGCGCTTGTCTCGGTGTTATTTGCCTGGATCGGTGGGCGGTACTGGGGGCTTTACGGCGTATCGCTTGGTGTTTTGTTGGCTCAAGCGCTCTACTTTGTTTTGGTTACCACTAGTATGTTTAAGCGCCTCGATCTGTATCGTAGCTTTACGTTGCCAGCATTGATGTCGTCTTTCGCCTTTTTTATCGGTTATGTTTTTTATATAGGGCTGGAGAGCGTTGGGAGCTCCTTGCTCTGGTGGGAAAAATCAGTTTTTTGGCTGGTTGGGTTTGCGGTTGTCTCGCTTTTTTCTCTTTGGAAAGGTGTGAGATGGAGCGAATTCATGAAGGCCACTGTATGATGGCGTAACATGTTGTCACATTGTGTAATTTACTCAAATCGCCCGATCTATTGTCGGGCTGAGGCATGGACTGCCTTGTCGCAGAGACAGATCGTAGTACTGGTACTTCTGTGTTGTATGGATGATGTTCACTGAGTGTTCCTAAGTAGGATGCATTGGAAATGATTTCTCTTGATAAACTAAGGCTCTGGATTTCCAGGAATTTGGCGCCGGTTGTATTCCTTGCCGCGTATTTTGTTACGGTGGTTCTTGGGAATATAATATATTGGCTTCCCTTCGGGAAAGCCCTTTTAGAGCGGGATGCCTATACAGCTAATATTCTCGGTTTTGAGACCTTGTTCAGTGCGGGGTATTGGTTTTTATTACTTTTGCCTTTTTTGGTTACTCCGCTAGTCGTCGTCCTGGTTCGTAAGACACTTGGTGCGGTTTTAGAGAAGCGGGCTAGGCAGTTTTTTGATTTTTCAAAATCTGAATACTGCTTTGTTATTACTCTTAGTTATGCTTTCGTGCTGTATTCGTTGGTAAAGGCTGATGCATTTTCATTGTTTCTGGCGGGGACCGATTCGGTTTCGTCTGTAGAGGCTCGATTTCAGATCAGGAACCAACTTGGCTTTGCCCCGATAGCCGTGCTCATGTCAGTGCTTCATTACTTGTCCATTTATTCTTTGGTTAGATGGATGCTTGAGAAGGGTAAATTCTGGCTTGTTGTGACTGTTGCCAACGCTCTTGTTATGTCGGTTTTCCTGACGTTGCTAAATATGAAGTGGCCTATTCTGATTTTTTATGCAGGGTTGGTGTTGGCTGTTTTTGTATATGCTAAGCGATATGCATATTTGAAAACTGTTATGGGGGGGGTGCTGCTTGTTGTTATGTATTTCCTGGTTTCTGCTTTTGTATTCAGGCTTGTACCGCCGGTTGCGGTGGTTGCGGTGGTTCCGGTAGTAGAGAGTGTTGTTCTCGCGCCAGCAGAAAATATCGATTCTATTCCCTCTGAACGAATTAAGCAGGCGCAGACGACGATGCTGCTGGAGGATGGGTTAGGTGTTATTGAAGAGCGCAGTGACAAGGCTTCCGAAGCGGTGGCAGGTCATGAAGATAAGCAGCATTCTAGTGTCGTTGATAATGTAATGAATGTTGGGGAGGCGGCCGCTGAAAATGCGCCAATGCTGCTCTTTAACGTAGTCAATCGGATGGCTATTATTTATCCGTATTATTACCAGGTATTTACGACTGAAGGGGCGGTGTGTGGTGGTGTTTTCGCACAGGTGAAAGTTGGCAAAGAGTGCCGTCCTAGTACATATATATACAGTCGGATTTTTAACGACAATTTCAAAGGGCGGGGCACTGCTCCAGCCGCTGTTCATATATCGGCTTATGCGTTAGGCGGGTGGTCTGTTGCCTTGATGGGGTTGATTTTTGCTTCGATTATTTTGGGGCTGTTTGCATCTCTTCCGCTGAATGTGAGTGCAAGTATTGGTTCTCTCGCTATCACCGGGGGCATTGTGGGCTATCATTTTTCGCAGTTGCCTGGCGAGGGGCCGATTTTTTATGATCACGGGGTTTTCTGGACGCTGTTGGTGTTGTTCTTGTTTGGTGGTTGGCGGTTGATTCGAAATCGTGTTGGGCGGGGTAAGCGCAATCTGGATATTCAGTGATCGTGCCTGCGCAGGTTCATGCTTGCTGATGGCCGTGACGCTACCCGTATGAGGTGCAGTCTAAATGCTTGCTGACCCACGCGGACGGCCGGCAGATAGGCTGCACTTTTCTGTTATAAAGTCTTCAGGTTTTGTTATTCGTCGTATTGGTTATTGAGAAGGCGAAAATGAGTAAGAAAATTGGTTTGTTGGGTTTTTATGTGGGTGACAGCTATTTTAATAAATATTCGAAGGGCGATGCGTTCCCTCAGGTAGCAGCTTATAAGCTAGAGGGGCGATTCCTTGATGCGCTGCGTTTTGGTGGTGGCGTGGTTAATACGGTCGCAAGTATTGCTGCGTCGACATACCCCAATAATAAAAAGCTGTATTTTCCAGGCGGTTCGTACGTGGGGACGGAAGGGGGGCGATGTGATATCACTCCGTTAATAAATCTGCCGCTATTTAAAGTCCTGAGTCGTATGCTGGGTTCGTTGTTTAGTTTGCTTCGCTTGCGGAAAGTAGGGCTTGACGTGGTGTGCGTCTATGCGGCTCATACGCCAAATCTGCTGGCTGCCTATATTGTGCGAAAGCTCCACGGCATACCTTTTTTCGTTTATATACCTGATCTACCCTCCTATATGGATATGGGGATGAATCGGTCTTTTTTTATGCGGCTCTTGAAAAGGCTTGATGCTCGCATTATCGATTTTCTTATTTCTGCGTCATCTGGTGTTTTTGTAACCAGCCAGTACATGGTGAAAGACAGTGCCAGGTGGTCGGACAAGGAATACTTGGTACTTGAGGGTATTTCTAATTCTGCAGAGGTCGCTGTAAGCGAGGATGTATCTTTGAGTTCGCATAAGAAAATTATTTTTTATGCGGGTGGGTTAAACAAAGCTTATGGAATAGTCGAGTTGGTTGAAGGCTTTATAAAGGCCGACATTGACTATGAGCTCTGGTTATGTGGTCGCGGTGAATTGGAGTCGTACCTTTCGGAAGTCTCAGCTCGGCACTCGTCGGTGAGGTATTTGGGGTTTTTGAGTGCTTTGGAAGTTGAGAGAATACAAGCTAGCGCTTCGTGCTTGATTTTAAGCAGGAGTCCAGAGCAGCTCTACACGCGTTATTCATTTCCTTCTAAATTGCTTGAATATATGGTTAGCGGCGTCCCTGTACTGACGACGCGGCTCGGGGGGATTCCTGATGAGTACTATGAATTTTTGAATGTGATAGAGGACTCTTCCTCTGATGGCATCAGTGTCGCCTTGAAGGCGTTTTGTGCAGCTGATCAACAATTTTTGTTGAAGAAGGCAGCTTGTGGTAAGATTTGGGTTTCGGAAAATAAGTCTAGCTTTGCCGTCGGACGAAAAATCGTAGATTTTATGGAGAAACGTAATTGACTATTTTTAGCGGTAAGAAACTGTTGATCACCGGCGGGACTGGTTCTTTTGGGAATGCCGTACTTAAGCGTTTTCTGGATACTGATATCGCTGAGATTCGTATATTCAGCCGTGATGAAAAGAAGCAGGATGACATGCGTAAACACTACGCAAACTCCAAGCTTAAGTTTTATATTGGCGATGTTCGCGATTATCAGAGCGTTCTAAATGCTACTCGCGGTGTTGACTATATTTTCCATGCTGCCGCGCTCAAGCAAGTACCTTCCTGCGAATTTCACCCCATGGAAGCGGTCAAGACTAACGTCATGGGCACCGAAAACGTACTTGAGGCCTCCATTCAAAATGGCGTTAAGCGTGTAGTTTGCCTCAGTACCGACAAAGCTGTTTACCCGATCAATGCCATGGGTATCTCCAAGGCGATGATGGAAAAGGTGATGGTCGCCAAGTCGCGCGGTGCTGATGACGACAAAACTGTCATTTGTGGTACTCGCTACGGCAACGTGATGGCGTCGCGTGGTTCGGTCATTCCGCTATTTATTCAACAGATTCGTGATGGTAAGCCTTTAACGCTGACCGACCCGAACATGACGCGTTTCATGATGACCCTGGCCGATGCTGTGGATCTGGTGCTGTATGCATTCGAGCACGGTAATAACGGTGATTTGTTTGTGCAAAAAGCACCGGCAGCCACAGTAGAAGTGCTTGCCAAAGCATTGACGCAAATGCTCAATTTGCCTGAGCACCCGATACAAGTGATCGGCACACGTCATGGTGAGAAGTTGTATGAGGCATTGCTCAGCCGTGAAGAAATGGCTTGTGCCGAAGACCGCGGTGAGTACTTCCGTGTGCCGCCTGATTTGCGTGACTTGAACTACGCAAAATTCGTAGAGCAAGGCGAAGAGAAGATTTCCCGTACTGAAGATTACAACTCGCACAATACGGTGAGATTGGACGTGGACGGTATGAAGCAGCTGTTGCTCAAGCTTGATTTTATGCGCGCTATTCAGCGTGGCGAATACGCAACGCCTGAGGAGTGACAGAATGAAAGTGCTGATCACCGGTTCCAACGGTTTTGTTGGCAAGAACCTGATAGCGCACTTGAGCGAGCGCAGCGACGTTGAAGTGCTGCGCTTTACTCGTGAAGATGATACCGCTCAACTGCCTGTCTTGATGGCTGAAGTGGACTTTGTGTTTCACTTGGCGGGGGTCAATCGCCCGCAGGATCCAGAGGAATTCAAGACGGGTAACACTGACCTGACCCGCGCGCTTTGCGATGCAGTTGCGGCGTGTGGCAGGTCTGTGCCTGTTCTTTATACTTCCTCCAGTCAGGCAGAGCTTGATAATCCTTACGGCAGCAGTAAACGCGGTGCTGAAGAAGCGTTGACCGAACTGGCTGATCAGCACGGCGCGACAGTTTACGTGTTCAGGTTGCCGAATGTTTTTGGCAAATGGGCTCGTCCAAACTACAACTCTGCGGTCGCAACCTTCTGCCATAATATTGTCCATGGTTTGCCTATTCAGATTAATGATCCGCAGGCCAATATCAATCTAGTGTATATCGATGATGTCATTAAGTACTTCATCGCCGCACTTGATGGTCAATTGCCGATTGAGCGATTTGTTGCGGTTGAACCTCAATACACTATTAGTGTTGGGGCGTTGGCGAAGCAATTAGAGGCGTTTCGTGATAGCCGCGCTACATTGATCACGGAGCCAGTCGGTACAGGGTTGGTGCGAGCGCTATATTCTACTTACGTCAGCTATCTGCCACCGGATCGCTTCACTTACGAGGTCCCTAAGTATGGGGATCCACGAGGTGTATTCGTTGAAATGTTGAAGACGGGGGACAGCGGGCAGTTTTCCTACTTTACCGCTCATCCAGGAGTAACGCGTGGTGGTCATTACCATCACTCGAAAACTGAAAAGTTTCTGGTGATTAAAGGTAAGGCATGTTTTCGTTTCCGTCATATAGTCTCTGGGGAATTTTACGAGCTGTTCACAACAGGTGAGCAACCGGAAATTGTCGAGACTGTGCCGGGGTGGACGCATGACATCACTAATGCGGGAGATGATGAAATGATCGTCATGCTCTGGGCTAACGAGATTTTTAATCGCGAACTCCCGGATACCTATGCACGGCCATTGGCGACTCCGGTATAAGGCATAAGGTGCTCTCTGCTCTGTTTGCACGCTTCGAGTGAGAAGTGCAGAGAGCCTACCTGTTAGTGCGCAAGCAAAGAATGTCAGATTCAAGTGGCTGACTTGAATCTGACATTTTTCTTCCGTTTGTGGAGCGGGTCATTCAGGTGCCCTTCGTCTCTAAGGGTAAACAGCAATCTTCAGTTAAAGCGCCTGATGTCTCGAAAGTAAGCGCTCCATAAATCTATGGTCACCCCCGTTTTTGCAATACTGATTAGCGGGTGAAGTGGTTGGCTTGCTTAAATCTATCCGGCGTCTATCTGGGGCAGGCCCCGCGCCATGATGAGAGTCGCGCCTGACGATCCTAAAAACCCCAGCGGCTTCATATAGCCGGTTCATGGATCAGGTTCTTCGCCAGGCCGGAGGGCCGTTCACGTCATTCGTTATTCAGCTATCGCAAAACCTGAAAGGTAAATCGTGGTACTGCAACAACCGCTGGGTCAGGCACTCAAGGTGTCTGGCCCTGCTTCATACTGCGTATGGTGGGCCGCTATCGCCCAGGCGATCCGCGCCAGTTTGTTCGCCAGGGCGCAGGCCACCACATTGGAATGCCGTCGCATCAGTAGCGAGCGCACCCAATCGGCCAGAGCCCCTTTCTGGTGCTCCAGCCGCTGCATGTAAACCCTGGTGCACTGAACCAACAGTCGTCTGAGATTCTTGTCACCGCGCTTACTGATCCCCAACAAATTCGCCTTGCCGCCCGTGCTGTACTGTCTGGGCACCAGGCCAATAGACGCGGCGAAGTCGCGACTGCATCCATACTGCTGACCGTCACCTATTTCCACAGCCAGTAGGCTGGCGGTGATCGGCCCGACACACGGCAAGCTCAATAAACGACTACCCAGATCATCGCTGGCCAGTTGGCCTGCCAGTTCTTTATCCAGCTCTTTGATCTGTCCATCCAAATAGACGAAGTGGTCATGCAGCCGTTGCAACAGCACTGTCAATCGAACAGGGAGTTCATGTTCGGCCAGGACAATGGACAGGCGTTTCATGATGGCCAGCCCTCTTGGAAGACTGATGCCAAACTCCAGCAAGAAGCCGTGCATCTGGTTGGCTGTTTTGGTGCGGTTGCGCACCAGCGACTCACGCAGACGATGCAATACGGAAAGCGTCTGCTGGGCCTCGGTTTTGGGCGAGACAAAACGCATCGACGGGCGCGACGCGGCTTCACAAATCGCCTCCGCATCGACGAAATCGTTTTTGTTGCTTTTGACGAAGGGCCGAACGAACTGTGGTGAAATCAGCTTGGCTTGATGCCCCATGTTCATCAGTTCGCGAGCGACGAAATGTGCACCAGCACAGGCCTCCATAACCACGGTACAGGCCGGTAGATTGCCAAAGAGTGTCATCATCTGTTGACGCGAGCACTTCTTGCGAAACACCTCTCGACCCGATTTGTCCTGGCCGTGCAGGTGAAAACTGTGTTTGCCGAGATCGATACCGACCAGCGCTGATTCGCTCATGAAGATGGCCTCCGAAAATAAAACACCCTGCGAAAGCGTAGCCCTCGCAGGGTGTCGGGGGTGACCATAGATTCATGGAGTGGTTACGGTCGAACTTCTCCGGGAGAGTTTCTATAATCTGAAGCGAGACGCCGCTTGTGGTGTGGGTGGAGTATCGTGGCGAGAGTACGAGCAAGATCTTCATGAGAAGCTGAAAACCTTGCATGACAAAGTGCGCAGTGGCCGGTAATACACGGCGGCTAGATGCTTTTCGCCGGGAGATTATCGGAGCGTGGAGGCATGCCCTTAAACGGCGGAGTCAGCGACACCGACTGAACTGGGAACGAATGATTGCGCTAGCCAAATTGTTCATTCCCTATCCGCGCGAGCTACCTATGCATCCTCATCCCATAACCCGCTTCGGCGTTAAAACCCAAGGCAGGAGCCGTATTCGGTAATTCCGCACGTACGGATCTGTGTGGGGGGTGGCAGGTGACTGCCATTCCTACCGCGACCCGAAAGACTACCGATGTCTGTGTGAGCTTCACCAATTCGAATATCAAATCCGTTGTGACCAGCCCTGGGCTATGCGGCTCCTCATCAGGTGTCTCATTCGGATGATGCTGCGTTGATCCGCCAGAATCCTGATTCCCGATGCCATCTGCTGGTGACTTCAAGGCTGCATTGGCTTGGCGTGCTGTCATTGTTGTCAGGGGTGCTGGATGCTGGCAAGTCGCCAGAAGCGAAAAAACGGGTGCTGGCTAAACTGAGGCGCAAAAAAAACGACTCAATGTGTCATTATGTAGCGCGACATTCGTCGCTTGCTCGGCAGCGATAAGCAGGCTTTGCGCGCTGCGCCAAAACCGACAGCAGCTTGGCGACGATCGAGTTGCCGCTTCGGTTTGTTTGAAGCAGCAGGCGAGTATTACTGATTGTTTGTCTATCACTTTTTGAAATGTGACGCTTAAAAAATGAAAAAACTAAAAGTCGTAACCGTGGTGGGAACCCGCCCGGAAATTATTCGTCTGTCGCGCGTAATGGCTGCTCTGGATCAGTATTGTGATCATGTACTTGTTCATACCGGGCAAAATTACGACTACGAACTGAACGAAATTTTCTTTCAGGATCTAGGTATTCGCAAGCCTGACCATTTTCTGAACGCGGCCGGTGCTACGGGTGCGGAAACCATCGGTAACGTGATCATTAGCGTAGATCGTGTACTGGCGGAGGTTCAGCCAGAGGCCTTGCTGGTGCTCGGCGACACCAATAGTTGTATGGCGGTTATTCCTGCCAAGCGTCGCAAGATTCCGACCTTCCATATGGAGGCTGGTAATCGTTGTTTCGATATGCGAGTGCCGGAAGAGATCAATCGTCGAATTGTCGATCACACCGCAGACATTAATCTGACCTATAGCACTATCGCTCGGGATTATCTGCTGCGTGAAGGTTTGTCACCAGACATGGTGATCAAAACCGGAAGCCCTATGTTTGAAGTCCTCAACTATTATCGTGAAGGTATTGAGGCTTCTGATGTTCTCGAGCGATTGGGCCTTGAGTCAGGTAAGTTTTTTGTCGTCAGCGCGCACCGCGAAGAGAATATCGACTCTGATAAAAACTTTCTAAAGTTGGTAGATGTTCTTAATAAAACAGCCGAGAGCTATGGGTTGCCGGTTATTGTTTCTACGCACCCTCGTACGCAGAAGCGTGTAGATGCAATGGGTGTGCAGTTTCATGAGAATGTGCGCTTGCTTAAGCCGCTGGGCTTCAAGGACTACAATAAACTTCAGCTCGAGTCCAAAGCGGTTCTTTCCGACAGCGGCACGATCAACGAAGAGTCCTCGATTCTCAACTTCCCCGCGTTGAATATTCGGGAAGCTCATGAACGTCCAGAGGGAATGGAAGAGGCAGCTGTCATGATGGTCGGCCTTGAAGTCGAGCGAGTGATGCAAGGTCTGCAACTCTTGGAGACACAAAGTCGTGGTGATGAAAGGACGCTGCGACTGGTGCAGGATTACAGCATGCCAAACGTCGCGGAAAAGGTAGTCAGGATTATTCATAGCTACCGTGATTATGTTATGCGCGTTGTTTGGAAAAGGTTCTAAGTAAAATGGCAGTTCGCGTATTATTGCTTACCCAATGGTTTGATCCTGAGCCGACTTTCAAAGGTCTGGTTTTTGCGCGGGAGCTTGTTAGGCAAGGATTTGAAGTCGAGGTGATTACGGGATTTCCCAACTATCCCGGTGGCAAGATTTATCCTGGCTTTAAAATGCGATTGATTCAGCGCGAATTGATCGACGGCGTAAGCGTAACGCGGCTGCCTCTTTACCCAAGCCACGGTCAGAGTGGGGTTGGGCGCATAATCAATTATGTCAGTTTTGCAGCAACAAGCCTTTTCTATGGGTTGTTCTTCAGCAAACGTGCAGATGTGATATATGCCTATCACCCTCCTTTGACTGTAGGTATTGTAGCGACGATTATTCGTTTTTTTCGGCGCGTACCGGTTGTGTATGATATTCAGGATCTATGGCCTGATACGTTGCGAGCAACAGGTATGTTCGCTAATGAAAAGGCGCTAAATCTGGTATCGAAGGTCTGTGATTACGTCTATAGAAACGTCGATCAACTTGTAGTGCTTTCACCCGGTTTCAAGCGCCTGCTGGTTGAGCGTGGCGTACCGGAAAACAAAATCGAGATCATTTATAACTGGTGTGCGGAGGATCTTTTGGCATCCTCTGATAATAAGTTACCAAGTAACTTTCCAGGCGCCTCAAGGTTTCGTGTTTTGTTTGCCGGGAATATGGGGAAAGCTCAAGCGCTGGACTCAGTGCTCGAAGCCGCCAATCTTCTTCAAGAGCGGAATATCGAATTG
It encodes:
- a CDS encoding lipopolysaccharide biosynthesis protein produces the protein MNMNVFIRKLLLYVPVKMVPALSGIFLIFFLYKYFPAGQYVSYSVSLFCSLIAAQLSAGWVGNSFIYYYTGVEDKRVFVSNCVSVILLIAPVASLLAAVVSVFFVFERYVFICVWLLCFGQILFFFLSSACQAGFLVKQQLVAVLLQALAQILLIVAFFQFVGVDFRYALLALSVGYFIAAFFLLFVILKKFGVCNPFSNVDVFKDNLRLIYQYGAALSPWILGMLVVAGSDRFAIGYYGIEHGDSYLSLKDLFVGGAGLLSMPLLMMVHPFVIKRFREGVFAVRIIESSSSFLIVAFSLLWCALYFVGFDFFEKITGKTIEASKVVILFSFSGVFLNSTSVYFQKRLEVHRRMKLLAYLSIVSALVSVLFAWIGGRYWGLYGVSLGVLLAQALYFVLVTTSMFKRLDLYRSFTLPALMSSFAFFIGYVFYIGLESVGSSLLWWEKSVFWLVGFAVVSLFSLWKGVRWSEFMKATV
- a CDS encoding glycosyltransferase produces the protein MSKKIGLLGFYVGDSYFNKYSKGDAFPQVAAYKLEGRFLDALRFGGGVVNTVASIAASTYPNNKKLYFPGGSYVGTEGGRCDITPLINLPLFKVLSRMLGSLFSLLRLRKVGLDVVCVYAAHTPNLLAAYIVRKLHGIPFFVYIPDLPSYMDMGMNRSFFMRLLKRLDARIIDFLISASSGVFVTSQYMVKDSARWSDKEYLVLEGISNSAEVAVSEDVSLSSHKKIIFYAGGLNKAYGIVELVEGFIKADIDYELWLCGRGELESYLSEVSARHSSVRYLGFLSALEVERIQASASCLILSRSPEQLYTRYSFPSKLLEYMVSGVPVLTTRLGGIPDEYYEFLNVIEDSSSDGISVALKAFCAADQQFLLKKAACGKIWVSENKSSFAVGRKIVDFMEKRN
- a CDS encoding polysaccharide biosynthesis protein; its protein translation is MFSGKKLLITGGTGSFGNAVLKRFLDTDIAEIRIFSRDEKKQDDMRKHYANSKLKFYIGDVRDYQSVLNATRGVDYIFHAAALKQVPSCEFHPMEAVKTNVMGTENVLEASIQNGVKRVVCLSTDKAVYPINAMGISKAMMEKVMVAKSRGADDDKTVICGTRYGNVMASRGSVIPLFIQQIRDGKPLTLTDPNMTRFMMTLADAVDLVLYAFEHGNNGDLFVQKAPAATVEVLAKALTQMLNLPEHPIQVIGTRHGEKLYEALLSREEMACAEDRGEYFRVPPDLRDLNYAKFVEQGEEKISRTEDYNSHNTVRLDVDGMKQLLLKLDFMRAIQRGEYATPEE
- the wbjC gene encoding UDP-2-acetamido-2,6-beta-L-arabino-hexul-4-ose reductase, producing MKVLITGSNGFVGKNLIAHLSERSDVEVLRFTREDDTAQLPVLMAEVDFVFHLAGVNRPQDPEEFKTGNTDLTRALCDAVAACGRSVPVLYTSSSQAELDNPYGSSKRGAEEALTELADQHGATVYVFRLPNVFGKWARPNYNSAVATFCHNIVHGLPIQINDPQANINLVYIDDVIKYFIAALDGQLPIERFVAVEPQYTISVGALAKQLEAFRDSRATLITEPVGTGLVRALYSTYVSYLPPDRFTYEVPKYGDPRGVFVEMLKTGDSGQFSYFTAHPGVTRGGHYHHSKTEKFLVIKGKACFRFRHIVSGEFYELFTTGEQPEIVETVPGWTHDITNAGDDEMIVMLWANEIFNRELPDTYARPLATPV
- a CDS encoding IS110 family transposase, translated to MSESALVGIDLGKHSFHLHGQDKSGREVFRKKCSRQQMMTLFGNLPACTVVMEACAGAHFVARELMNMGHQAKLISPQFVRPFVKSNKNDFVDAEAICEAASRPSMRFVSPKTEAQQTLSVLHRLRESLVRNRTKTANQMHGFLLEFGISLPRGLAIMKRLSIVLAEHELPVRLTVLLQRLHDHFVYLDGQIKELDKELAGQLASDDLGSRLLSLPCVGPITASLLAVEIGDGQQYGCSRDFAASIGLVPRQYSTGGKANLLGISKRGDKNLRRLLVQCTRVYMQRLEHQKGALADWVRSLLMRRHSNVVACALANKLARIAWAIAAHHTQYEAGPDTLSA
- the wecB gene encoding non-hydrolyzing UDP-N-acetylglucosamine 2-epimerase encodes the protein MKKLKVVTVVGTRPEIIRLSRVMAALDQYCDHVLVHTGQNYDYELNEIFFQDLGIRKPDHFLNAAGATGAETIGNVIISVDRVLAEVQPEALLVLGDTNSCMAVIPAKRRKIPTFHMEAGNRCFDMRVPEEINRRIVDHTADINLTYSTIARDYLLREGLSPDMVIKTGSPMFEVLNYYREGIEASDVLERLGLESGKFFVVSAHREENIDSDKNFLKLVDVLNKTAESYGLPVIVSTHPRTQKRVDAMGVQFHENVRLLKPLGFKDYNKLQLESKAVLSDSGTINEESSILNFPALNIREAHERPEGMEEAAVMMVGLEVERVMQGLQLLETQSRGDERTLRLVQDYSMPNVAEKVVRIIHSYRDYVMRVVWKRF
- a CDS encoding glycosyltransferase family 4 protein; the encoded protein is MAVRVLLLTQWFDPEPTFKGLVFARELVRQGFEVEVITGFPNYPGGKIYPGFKMRLIQRELIDGVSVTRLPLYPSHGQSGVGRIINYVSFAATSLFYGLFFSKRADVIYAYHPPLTVGIVATIIRFFRRVPVVYDIQDLWPDTLRATGMFANEKALNLVSKVCDYVYRNVDQLVVLSPGFKRLLVERGVPENKIEIIYNWCAEDLLASSDNKLPSNFPGASRFRVLFAGNMGKAQALDSVLEAANLLQERNIELVFIFLGGGVEVECLKQKAEAHGLRNVVFLPPVPMSDVGSYLANADALLVHLKKDPLFTVTIPSKTQAYMAVGKPLLMAVDGDAADLVRLSGCGLVAESESPESLAAAVQSLHLAGDQSRNEMAEKGRVYYRDNLSLSEGVRRFADIFKRLSKRK